In Malus sylvestris chromosome 15, drMalSylv7.2, whole genome shotgun sequence, a single genomic region encodes these proteins:
- the LOC126604825 gene encoding uncharacterized protein LOC126604825, whose translation MKKMTTAIRLIRPQPPAWIFTPPLPSNLGRKASGVRFKQAASVDVSSEPESENGNMDKQQDKPTEKTGDLLSHSFGEGYASRCDDEGFGGIYGGNQSLPKTEHGQQVHENHPVYDKSQGSEVKEKEKARHQTDASS comes from the exons atgaagaagatgaccACTGCGATCAGATTAATTCGACCCCAACCGCCAGCTTGGATATTCACGCCGCCGCTGCCGTCAAACTTAGGCCGGAAAGCTTCCGGAGTCCGATTCAAGCAGGCTGCAAGTGTAGACGTTTCTAGTGAGCCCGAAAGTGAGAACGGTAACATGGACAAGCAACAGGACAAACCTACTGAGAAAACTGG GGACCTTCTGTCACATTCTTTCGGGGAGGGGTATGCGTCGAGGTGCGATGACGAAGGATTTGGTGGGATATATGGAGGAAATCAGTCCCTTCCAAAGACGGAGCACGGTCAGCAGGTCCATGAGAACCATCCTGTCTACGACAAGTCGCAGGGAAGTGAAGTGAAGGAAAAGGAGAAAGCACGACACCAGACCGATGCCTCTTCATAG
- the LOC126604826 gene encoding uncharacterized protein LOC126604826, producing MDRAQGSNQKTGDVMSQSFGEGYATRSDEEGFGGVFSDNQTLPKTEQDQLIHANHPAYDKTQGSEVKEKEKGRCQTQPNASTN from the exons ATGGACAGGGCACAAGGCTCCAATCAGAAAACCGG AGATGTGATGTCCCAATCATTTGGGGAAGGGTATGCGACTAGGTCTGATGAAGAAGGATTTGGAGGGGTGTTTTCAGACAACCAGACTCTTCCGAAGACGGAGCAGGACCAGCTGATCCATGCGAACCACCCGGCATATGACAAGACGCAGGGAAGTGAAGttaaggagaaggagaaagggCGATGCCAGACCCAGCCCAACGCATCTACAAACTAA